The Limanda limanda chromosome 21, fLimLim1.1, whole genome shotgun sequence genome contains the following window.
TAGATGCTTCTGCAGAGCAACGTGTCTGTTTAAGAccttattataataaatatcatGTATTTGTAATGGtagtaataataaactttatttacatagcatatgtttatatattgtaAGATTTGGGATTCATCAGGAAGTCTCCCACTGTTTAATCCATCCTTTCCCTTCAGATGCTCCTGTAGTGCTTTCTAGCAATTTGTACAATTAGGACCGtattatattaaactttattaaGGTTCTTTTTGGGagttttactcttgttgagtgtttaggacagaggattgTTACAGCCTGTTgcgccctatgagacaaattttgATTTGCGAATGTGGGCTATAAAAATAGAATTAGATTTAAAACTTTTACATCTACAAAGCATATTTATAGAATATTTCTAGTTTGtttgaaaaaactaaaacttcttccctgacccataccaatCCCTTCACATCGtagtaatctgtccagtagtttttgtgtagttctgccaacaaacaaatgcagatgaaagcCAAATCCTCCTTGATGGAAGTAATATACCAAAGTAAAATGAACAgagaaaatacaacaataaactAGATATaattatttgaataaataaataggatgAATCAATGTGAATCATTTATAAAAGCCTTgataaaaataaaggttttcagaACCTACAGGCAGATTGTTATGTCTTAGTTGACCTGGTGTTTCTACACAAACCCACTAACACAAATCTTTCCTGTTGTTTTCCAGCGTGTCTCTGCGATTTAACCCCGGACTTCTGTGATAtcggctgctgctgtgactcGGTGGATTGTGGCGTCGCTAACTTGAGTACAGTTTTCACTGGATGTCCTCAGAAAGCCATGTAAGTCCTGTTCCACACACTGGAGTTACAGCTCTTATTAAACATTCAACAGCATGAAAACTCTTCTGACCTCACAGATCAGGAGTTTGCATTGAGAAGTGGCTGATGTTCCGGGCTAACGTGGATTCATCTCTGGTCACTGAGACGGATTCCCTGTTTTGTGTCCGGTCTGAAGGTAAAACCATATAATACGAATATAATAAatttatgatttaataatataaataagaaTCACCAAAAAGGAGAACGTATTTCATAAGAGTTTGTCAATAATCAACATAAATGTTTTTCCAACTTGTCCCAACAGATAAAGCAGCCACATCTTTCCAAGCTCTTCCTCCTTATCCTGCACTAGGGGCGTCATACCACTTCTCACCACCAGAGCCTACGAGCAGCAGCCACAGCCGACCTTTCTACAGGGTAACACAAGATTTCTGTGTTACACGTGTTGAATTTTAGTGATTTGAGCATGCTAGTCAGTACCGAAATGACAATTGAGCGAGTAtctttgataaataaaaagcttctgcttttgttttgtagGTTGATGATGTCATTCAGACATATTTCTCCAATTCTTCAGTGAGGGGTCTCCTCCGTCAGCCGTCTCCAGGGGCTGCCGCATCATTTTGTATCAGCCGCAACCCTGCAAGTGAGTTCACAACAAATAAGACATGTAGTATCCACTATATACAAGAGCTCTTCATCTAATCCCAGTCTGATTTCCTCTGCCTGTAGAGTTCTTGAGGTCAACTTCTCTGTCCTGCACCCGCATGTTGACGCCTCAGTCGTGTTCCTCAGACCCAAATCTCAACGCCCGCTCCTACTTCTCTGATTTAAGTCTAATCAAGGTCTGTAAGGCTTCCTGCTCAAAGGTCTTTTTTACGTAGATAATTACTGTTGAGAATTTCACAGCAGCATATTATCATTTTCTATCTTTTAAAACAGATTCCAATCGTTGAGACAACACAAGTGTCAGACTTTCTGGTGAGTCGCACTGATTAAACATATAGATCCACATGACAGTATGAGAATTTAAAGATACATCTTTAGACGTGTAGATAAATCCTCAAACCCCAATAAGACCTTTTGTTATAGAAAGTATGTTGCTGATCTAACTCTGGTTTCAGATCCCAGTTGCACCACTGTCCGAGTGGCCTGCACCAGTCCAACTAAACAACTCCTGTTTCAACGTGGTAGAAAAGGTGAGTAGCCACACAAATGATCCTTAATCacacatatttaatttaaacattaatCTTATCCCTGCGTTGTTTGACTTTCCTGTAGGTGGAGTTTGTCATAGGTTACACAGGCAGAGGAGAACTCACGTCTGCAACTGTGAACATAGTCTTAGGGGATGTGGATccaaatcagctgctgctgcagactcaCTCTGTGCAGTTCCAGGTGATCCTTTAAAACCAGACTCTCAAAATGAAATATCCTTTCAAACACTGATATTATTGactgtgtctcctgcagctggTCTCATCCAGCCTCACTCCAGGAAGACAGACCCCAGACGGACTCAGGGTGGGATCTCCTGTCATTGGTCGCTTTGATGGAACCATGGCAACTGTATCCTCACCATTTACATCATGAACACCTCTACTAAGGAGGTTGATGACATCGCAGTTAGTCTGTGTCTtagcaagataacacaaaaactactgaactgattttaTTGTAACTTAAAGAAATGGTGAAGTATAAGGCGTCGTAGGAACCCAATTAATTTTGGAGTGGATTCATTTTAGGTTGTGGATTCAGgaaatgtatttcatttacTTCAACTTTGCAAGAAATAGTGTAGAGTTGATTATTCATACTTAGAGgaatgatatctatgagtgagtGTAATTTGATGCAACTCAACTGAATCAAGGGGAACTGGTTTTGGCGGAACCATGTGCACCATCATTCTAAGTTagtcatatttgtatttatccaACGTGCTTGGTGATGCAGCATGGCTCCTTGACAGTGAGCTAGCTGACCACGCTGAGATCTCAGGGCGGGGGGTGTTCCATGGATCCCAGCGGACGAGCACCCGTCCTCTTCCCATACAACATCATCACTGGCTGCACGTTCAGGTGAATCCTCACTTATATCAGCTCTAGTTTAAACGGTTTTTTATGCATGAGGGAGTAAAGTTTTATATCATCTTCTTCAAGTCATTTCAGTGTCTCCACTTGTTGTCTAGTTCTCCAGCGAGAGACTGTTTAGAGCTGCGGTCCCAGATCTACGGGATCTTGCAGGGACTTGCTACTCCTGACCAGATCGCCATGAACTCAGGGTCCAAGCTGAACTGGACGAGAGTCATCACCCAGGAGTGTCCTGTCGACCCACAGGTACAGCTGACCCAGGAAGTTCGGTTTTGTTTTGTGACAACTGACCTTGAAAAGTCCACATTGTTTGAAACTAGGAATTGAAGATAAAGAGATTTAAATACGGTTTTTCATGCTCCTTCCCTTTTCAAAACCTTTTCCTTTGCCTCCTCTCTCAGGAAACATGTGAGTCGGGCTGCCTCCTCCCGAACTCACTCTCTATCCAAGTCCTCTGGGCTCGCCAAGGTCTCTTACACCTTCCCCAGAACTACATCCTTGGGGCCAAATACATATTCAAGTGTCGAAAATTCAAGGTGAACAAGTTCAAAAGAATCCTCTTTTCTGTGCAACAAATATTTTTATGTCTGTAGTATGAAAATGTCCGAATCCTCTCCTGCCGTCTCTTCTTCAGTGTCCTGTGTCGTCCCCTCTCGTTCTAACCACCGACGTGACGTTTGCCGACACCACAGTTTTCCCCGGCCCCCCCAGGAGCTCGCCTCGGCCCA
Protein-coding sequences here:
- the LOC133027689 gene encoding tectonic-3-like, yielding MIRWGRVLLVALCVGVANAVTDSGVSSTTGPTDGGAVTAATPAAGGTWDPTGVWTTGGTEAGFTQGTEAGSTQGTEAGSTQGTEAVSPEAAAGSTESPPAAPLQRACLCDLTPDFCDIGCCCDSVDCGVANLSTVFTGCPQKAISGVCIEKWLMFRANVDSSLVTETDSLFCVRSEDKAATSFQALPPYPALGASYHFSPPEPTSSSHSRPFYRVDDVIQTYFSNSSVRGLLRQPSPGAAASFCISRNPAKFLRSTSLSCTRMLTPQSCSSDPNLNARSYFSDLSLIKIPIVETTQVSDFLIPVAPLSEWPAPVQLNNSCFNVVEKVEFVIGYTGRGELTSATVNIVLGDVDPNQLLLQTHSVQFQLVSSSLTPGRQTPDGLRVGSPVIGRFDGTMATLTTLRSQGGGCSMDPSGRAPVLFPYNIITGCTFSSPARDCLELRSQIYGILQGLATPDQIAMNSGSKLNWTRVITQECPVDPQETCESGCLLPNSLSIQVLWARQGLLHLPQNYILGAKYIFKCRKFKCPVSSPLVLTTDVTFADTTVFPGPPRSSPRPSWKFPFGFFTRGSAELDGHVVINRSDTEQVTWSLVLFTVMSLTGLEFFTR